The sequence GGACCGGCAACAGGAATCCGATGGGGTCATCGAGGGCCGCAATGCGGTGCTGGAGGCTCTGCGGGCGGGCACGCCGGTGGATAAAATCTATATTGCCAAGGGGGAGACCGACGCCTCCCTGGGCCACATTGCCTCCACGGCGCGGGGCAAGGGCATCGTGGTGGTGGAGGCCGACCGGCGCAAGCTGGACGCCATGAGCCTGACCCACGCCCACCAGGGGGTCATCGCCGTGGCGGCGGTACGGGCATACGCCACGGTGGAGGACATCCTGTCCATTGCCCGGGAAAAGGGGGAGCCTCCCCTGATCGTGGTGTGCGACGAGCTGTCCGACCCCCACAATCTGGGTGCGGTGATCCGCACGGCGGAGTGCGCCGGGGCCCACGGGGTCATCATCCCCAAGCGCCGCTCGGCGGGGCTGACGGCCGTGGTGGCCAAGACCTCGGCGGGGGCGGTGTCCCATGTGCCGGTGGCCCGGGTGGCTAACCTGCCCGCTCTGCTGAAGGAGTTGAAGGAGGCGGGCGTGTGGGTTTTCGGCACGGCGGCGGACGGGGACACCCGGCTGTACGACGCCGACCTGAAGGGCCCGGCGGCCATCGTCATCGGCTCGGAGGGGACGGGCATGGGCCGTCTGGTGGCCGAGACCTGCGACTTCAAAGTGAGTATCCCCATGAAGGGCAAGCTCAATTCCCTCAACGCCTCGGCGGCGGCGGCCATCCTGCTCTACGAGGCGGTGCGCCAGCGGCTGGAGCCGTAATATCTCATCAAGAAAGCAAGGAATTCAGGGATGTCAAACGACCGGGATGACAAGCTGAATAAGGACACTGAGGCGGCGGAATTCACGCTGGAGGAGATTTTGGTGGAATTCGGCTCCGGGCCGAAGCCCTCCGGCCCGGACCTGCCCTGGCCGGAGGCCAAGCGGCGGCCCCCTCCGCCGGAGAACGTGGTGCCCTTCCCGACCCCGGCGCCGGAGGCGCCCGGCGGGGAGGACCCGGACGGGCCGGAGGAGGACGCGGAAGAGGAGGAGGCCCTCCCGCCGCCGCCCCGGCCCAAGACGGGGCAGCCGCCCGTCTCGGACAAGGTGCTGGAATTCCCGGAGGATGACACGCCCCCTCTCCAGGCGGGCATCGAACATCTCAAGCGCAAGGCGGACGCATATGCCGAGCAGATGTTTGAGCAGGAGGGGGTGGAGGTCTCGGACGAGACCCTCCGGTTCGAACGGCTCATCCCCGGCGTGGACGAGGAGGAGCCCCCGGCGGGCCGGTTCTTCCGGGAGCGCAAGCCCCGCAGAGAGGCGGCCCCGCCCCCCGACCTGCCGCCGGCGGAGCTGGCGGGCCGGTACGGCAGGGGCCTGGGTCTGCTGCGGCTGCGCGCGGTGCTGGTGCTGCTGCTGTGCCTGCCCATGCTGTGGCTGACGCTGGCTCCGCTGCTGCCCTTTCCGCTGCCCGCCGCCCTGGCCGCCAGCGTCCCGCTCCAGGGGCTTTTGTCGGCCATCCTGCTGGCGGCCGCCATGCTGCTGGGCGCGGACGGGCTGATTCTGGGTCTGGCGCGGCTGTTCACTCTGCGGCCCGGGGCGGACACCCTGACCGCCTTCTCCTGCCTCTTCGCCCTGGCCGACGCCCTGACCATGGGGCGCCTGACCCCGGAGCGGCAGGGCCTCCCCTACTGCGTGGCGGCGGGGCTGTCCCTGTTCTTCACCCTGTGGGGGACCTACTCCAAGCGGCAGGGCCTGCGCATGGCCTGCCGCACGGCGGCGGCGGCCTCCGAGCCCTATCTGGTCACCCTGGACGAGAAGGCCTGGAACGGCCGCAGCGCCTACGCCAAGTGGTCGGGCTCTCCCATCGGCTTCGGCAGCCAGATCCAGGAGGACGACGGAGCCCAGCGCATCTTCCGGGTGGCCGCGCCGCTGCTGCTGCTGTCCTGCCTGCTGTTCTCCCTCATCGCTTCGGTGGGTCGGGGGGCCCCGGAGCGGCTGGTGTGGTGCCTGTCGGCCACCACCGCCTCGGCGGCCTGCCTGTCGGGCATGCTTTTGTTCGGCCGTCCCTTCCGGGTGCTGTCCCGGCGGCTGTCCTCCAGCGGCGCCGCTCTGGGCGGGTGGCCCGGCGTGGCCCGGCAGGGGAGCGCCATCCTCCTCACCGACGCCGACCTCTTCCCCCCCGGCTCCGTCTCCCTGAACGGCATCAAGATCTTTGGGGACTACCCGGTGGAAAAGGTGGTGGCGGTCACCGCCACCCTCATCCGGGACGCGGGCAGCGGCCTGGACAAAATCTTCCACGACCTGCTGCGCTCCCAGGGCGCCGTCTACCGCCGCACCACCGGCGGCATCGAGCGCCATGAGGGGGGCGGCCTTACCGCCGTCATCCGCAACGAGCAGATTGCTGTGGGCTCCGCCGCCTTCATGTCTCTGCTGGAGGTCTCCCTGCCCCAGGGCCTCAACGTGCGCAACGCCGTGTTCTGCGCCATCGACGGGGAGCTGGCAGGCATCTTCGCCCTGAACTACGTTCTCCATCCGGTGATCTCCCCGTCCCTCACCTCCCTTATCGGGGGCAAGGTGTCGCCGGTGCTGGCCACCCGTGACTTCAATCTCATCCCCGCCATGCTGCGGCAGAAGTTTAAGCTGCCGGTGGAGAAGATGGACTTTCCCACGGTGGAGCGGCGGGGGGAGCTGTCCGACCCGGACGCCCCCCACGATCCGGTCATCACCGCCGTGCTGTGCCGGGAGGGCCTGGCCCCCTTTGCCGAGGCGGTGGTGGGCGCCCGCCGGCTGCGGTGGGCGGTGACCGCCGCAGCCCTGCTGGCAGTGCTGGGCTCGGTGATCGGGGTGCTGCTGGCCTTTTATCTCACAGCCCAGGGGGCGTGGGACTCTCTGACCGCCGCCAACCTGACCTTTTTCCTGACCGCCTGGCTGGTGCCCACCTATCTGATCTCCGGCTGGGTCAACCGCTATTGACCACAAAAGGCCGCCGCGTCTGCGATGCAGACGCGGCGGCTTTTTGCGGGGGAGGCGGCGGGTCACACCGGCGGCCCCCCGCCCGTGGACCTGGCGCTCCACCAGATGGTCAGGCCCGCCCGGGGGGCCGCCAGAACGGCGCAGCCGCCGGTCAGGGTGCCGGTGGTCCCGTCGGCCAGGACCAGGCTGACGGGAGCGGCGGCGCGGCAGATCTCCAGGTACTGGATTCCGGCGCCGCTGAGGGCGATGGTCCGGGTGGCGGCATCAAAGCTCCAGCCCTCGCCGTCGGCTGACCGGTCCATCCTCACGACAAAGCGGCCCTCCGTCTGGGTGCTGATGGTAAAATACGGCCCGGGGACGGGCTCGTCGCCGGCCAGGGCGGGGGCGGCCAGCCCCGCGCACAGGGCCAGTACCAGGAACAGGGGCGCCAATCTCTGTTTCATCTATACTTCCTCCTCTGTGTCCGCACCGGACGGCCGGGGGACAGACTCCCCCGGCATCTCGGCGGGAAACAAAAATGCCGTGCAGGGGATTCCCTACACGGCATCCGAGGACAAAGTCTCTCAAATGCACACAGGGCACGCCAAATACACGTTATTTCCCGCCTTGTAAAAGGGTTGGGAATACCGTATAATGAAGCGTGCGGCGCGGCCCAAGGGCCGTTGTGTAGGTGGTGGTGCACCTGCGCAGGCTCCGGGGTGCTGCAACACTCCGGAGCTGCCGCATTTTTGTTTTCCAGTTTTTATTATACCGTTTCTTCCGTGGATTGCAAGAGCCAATCGGTCCAGCGCCCTGTCCCCGGCAGCCTGTTCATCTGGTCCCGCTGGTCGTCCCCCTCCGGGCGCTGCCGCCTTGTTCTCTCTCATCTCATCCCGCTCCTCCTCCCCGGGGGCATCTGGGCCCGTCCCCCCGCCGCAGCCCGGAGAGCATCCGGCGCTGGAAGGCGGCCAGCAGGTCCAGCTCCTCCCGAGAAAAGCCCTCGAACATCTGCCGGTCCACCCGCCGGATGGCCGGAGACGCGTCCCTCCACACGGCGGAGCAGCCCCCTTCCTCCCGGGCCAGCTCCCGCTCAATGGCCCGCCGCCGGGCCCGGGCCAGGGCGTCGAATAAAATACCGGGCATCTCGCTGTTGGGGTCCATGCCGTACCTCCTGTCCCATTTCTTTCCGCCGATCGGCTGATGGGGAAAAGATCAAGAAACCTTTTAGTTTCTTAGAACGAATGTTTGACTTTCCGGCGGTTGTATGATAGGATAGCGTTAGAGTATATGTATACGAGCGCGCAGAAGGCTTTATGTTCCGCCTGAGATGCAGAGGAGGGTCTGCCATGAAGAAGCTCACCGACAAGCAGCAGCAGATTTACGACTATATCGTCGCCTTCCAGAAGGACCATGGCTATCCCCCTTCGGTGCGGGAGATTGGGGAGGCGGTGGGGCTGAAATCCCCCTCCACGGTGCATTTTCATCTGAAGGGGCTGGAGTCCGCCGGACTCATCACCAAGGCGGAGGGGAAGACCCGGGCCATCACGGTCAGCGGCGGCCCCGGCGCGCCGGAGGTGGAGGCCCCGGCGGATAAGATCCCGGTGGTGGGCAGCGTGGCGGCCGGCGCGCCCATACTGGCGGAGCAGCATATCGAGGACTATCTCACCTTTGACACCGGCGGCCTGTCCGGGGAGCACTTCGCCCTGAAAGTCCGGGGGGAGTCCATGCTGGACGCGGGCATTTTGCCCGGGGACTTTGTCATCGTCCACCAGCAGCAGACCGTCCGCAACGGGGACATCGTGGTGGCTCTGTTCGAGGACGAGGCCACGGTCAAGACCTTTCGCCGCCGGGACGGCCATGTGTGGCTGCTGCCGGAGAACCCGGAGTACCAGCCCATCGACGGCCAGGGCGCTCAGATTCTGGGCAAGGTGGTGGCGGTGGTCCGCCGGTACGACTGATGGTCCCCCGCATCGACCATATCGAGCTCACGGTGGCCGACCTGGACCGGGCAGAGCCGTTCTACGACGAACTTTTGCCCCTGCTGGGCTTTGATCTAGACCGCAAAAACTGGGATAACATCCCGAAACACGAATTCCGCTGTGTGGACTATGGCAGCCCGGCCTTTGACCTGACTCTCATCTGCCCCCGCCCCGCCCTGGCGGGGGAGGCCGTCTGCCGCCGGAAGCCCGTTTCCCTCCACCACCTGGCCTTCGGTGTGGATCGCCGTGAGGAGGTGGACCGGCTCTATGGCCAGGTCCGGGCCATCCCCGGCGCGGCGATCCGCCTTCCGCCCCGGTTTTATCCGGAGTATACTCCGGACGACTACGCCTTCTTTTTCTACGATACCGAGGGCATCGAGCTGGAGATCGTGCATTTTGACCGTCCCGCTTGTTTTCGGAGGTGAGCCCCATGGATTTGATCCTGTTTGACAGCCCGGCGGGTCGTCTGGCCCTGCTGGGGGAGGGGGCGTGCGTCACCGGCCTGGCCCTGCCCAACGCCCCGGTACCCCGAATCGCCGAGCATGAGACCCCGGTGCTGGCCGAGGCCCGCCGTCAGGTCCTGGAATACCTGGCCGGGGCGCGTCGGAGCTTCGACCTGCCGCTGGACCCCCGGGGCACCTCTTTTCAGCGGAGGGTCTGGGCGGCCCTGACGGCTATTCCCTGGGGCGAGACGCGCACCTATGCCCAGATCGCCGCGGCAGTGGGCTCGCCCAGGGCGGTGCGGGCGGTGGGGCAGGCCAATCACCGCAATCCCATCCCCATCCTGATCCCCTGCCACCGGGTGGTGGGGGCGGACGGCACCCTCACCGGCTACGGCGGGGGTCTGGAGCTGAAACGAAGGCTGTTGGAACTGGAGGGGGCCTGGACTTAGGCCCCGGCGGAAAGGAACGTGTGCACATGTTGGACAAGTGGCTGGCGGCGGGACGGCTCGCCATCAAGGACATGGATCTGGAGGACGTGGCGGCGCTGAAGCTGTGCCTGATGGCGCTGGGCATTCTGATCGGGCTGGGCATCCCACTGAAAAAGCGGAGTGCGGCGGCGGTGCTGTCCTCCATCCTCTTCGTGGGCACCTACATCCCCCTGATGGTCCGCTTCTTCGGTGCCCTCACCCGGACGAGGGAGGACTGATTTTCCACACCTTGAGAAGGGCCGGTGTAAAACCGGCCCTTTTTTCGTCCCGAGACCGGATTCCAGGCCCTTTCCCGCCTGCCGGGAGTGAATTCCCGGACCATGGGGTGGCCTTTTTCCGCCCCGCCATGCTACAATATCCACACCCAAGGGAAAAGGAGTCGATTCTATGGAACCGGATTTCAGTGAACGGCTGAAAAACTACCGCCGGGCCAAGGCCATGACCCAGCAGGACCTGGCGGACCAGTTGGGGGTCAGCAACAAGACGGTCTCCCGCTGGGAGTCGGGGGGCGGCTATCCCGACGTGCCGCTGCTGGTCCCCCTGGCCCGGGCGCTGGGGGTGACGGTGGATGACCTGCTGGACGGGGAAAAGCCCATCCGGACCCTCACCCGGGCGGACGGGCAGAGCTTGCTGTCCTTTGCGTTTGCCCTGGGAGGCGGGGTGCTCTTCTTCCTGCTGGACCTGTTTATGCCCACCCTGCTGTGCTACCTGGCCTACCTGGGGTGCATGGCCTACGGGGTCTATCTTCAGCGGTACTACTGCTACCAGAACCGCTGGTTCCGCATCGGCAACGCCGCCATGGACCTGTCGGTCAACCTGACGGTAGTCCTTCGGCTGGGAACGGGCCTGGCCGCCCTGCCCGCCGCCATGACCATCGCCAACGTCCAGGAATGGCGTGTGCGGCTGCTGTTTTGGTGGAAAGACCACCTGCCCCTGCTCCTCCTGCTGGGCGTGCTTCTGGCCCTGGCTCTCACCGCCCTCACCCTCTGGCTGGTGGAGCGCTGCGGCTTTGGGCGGAGACCGGTGCTGCTCCGGCCGGGGCTCCGCCGACCCGCTGTCCGGGAGCTGCTGCCCGCCCTCTCCCTGCTGCTGCTGACGGCCTTCTGGCTGCTCTTCCGCCTGGACGCCCTGCCTCTGGAGGCGTACCTCCGGCAGAGCCTGCTCTACGGCGGCCTGGCTGGGATGCTGATTCTGCTCTGCCTGCTGCTCGCCCTGAAAAAGGGCCGCCGCCGGGGCCTGGCCCCTACGGCCCTGCTGCTGCTGGGCGCTGATCTGCTGCCCGGTCTGGGGGAGGAGTGGGCCTACCTGCCCCGCAGCAAGGAATTTATCCTGGCTAAGCCCACCCTGTCCGATCTGTACCCCCGGTTTTACCGCCCGGAGCCGGAGCAGGTGGCGGCGGGTCTGGTGCTGGCTCTGCTCTGCCTGCTGCTGGTGGTGTTGACCTTCCGGCCAAAAGCGGCGGACGAGGAGCAGGAAATGGCTCCCGAAGCCTGAAAAATCCCCCCGGCGGCACCTGCCGCCGGGGGGATTTGGATGTTACGTCCTTAATAGAACCAGGGGGAGAAGCCGCCGAAGGGCCAGTAGTAGCTGCCGGAATTGTTCTGCTGCTGTTGTTTCTGTTGCTGTTCCTGCTGCTCCAACTGCTTTTGCTGGGCGGCCTGCCGCTCGGGGGTATCCTCGTCAAAGGTGAGGGTGAGGGTGAGCTTCTCGCCGCTGCGGTCCACCGTCAGGGTGATGGTGTCGCCCGCCTTGTAATCCTTCTTGGCCTCCACCAGCTCGGCGGAGGATAGGACGGTCTGGCCGTCGATGGCGGTGATGATGTCGTTCTCCTTCAGCCCAGCCTTGGCGGCGCAGGAGGAGGAATCCACGCTCTTGACCAGGGCTCCCTGGCTCAGACCGTACTGGGAGGCCACGGACTCGGGCACGGTGGTGACGGTGATGCCCATGTAGGGCTTTCCGGTGACATAGCCGTTGGCGATGATGTCCTCCACCATGCCCTTGATGTCATTGATGGGGATGGCGAAGCCCAGGCCCTCGATGGTGGCCCCCGAGCCGGCGGTAGCGCTGTTGGACAGCTTGGCGCTGGTGATGCCGATGACCTGACCGTACATGTCAAACAGGGGCCCGCCGGAGTTGCCGTTGTTGATGGCGGTATCGGTCTGGAGCATATTCATCACGGTGCCGTCGGACATGGTGATGGAGCGGTCCTTGGCGGAGATAATGCCCTGGGTCATGGAGTAGGTCAGCTCGCCCAGGGGGTTGCCGATGGCCACCACCTGCTCGCCCACCTGGACGTTGTCGGAGTTGCCCAGCACCACGGGGGAGAGGCCGGAGGCGTTGATCTTGAGCACGGCGATGTCGTTTTCCGATTCGCCACCCACCAGCGTGGCGTCATAGTTGGTGCCGTCCATAAAGGCCACCTTGATGGAGGATGCGCCTTTGATGACGTGGTAGTTGGTGAGGATGTAGCCGTTGTCGGAGATGACGAAGCCGGAGCCGGCCGCCGCCTGGGACACGGGCTGGCCGAAGTAGTTGGTGGTGACGATTTCGGTGGTGATGCCCACGGTGGAGCCCACATAGGCCTGATAGATCTGGGAGGCGGTCAGAGGGTCCTTGGTGGTGACGTTGGATACATTGACCACAGTGGGGGTCCGCTCTCCCTCCACCAGGGTGGTGGAACCGCCGCCGCTGCCGTTTCCGGAGAAGGCGGCCACGCCGGCCCCTCCGGCCACGCCGCCCACCAGGGCGCAGACCAGGCACAGGGCCACGATCTTCCCGCCGAAGGACTTTTTCTTTTTGGGCTCCTTGTGCCCGGGCTCCTCCACCACATGGCCGGTCGTTTCGATGGGCTGCTCCCACGGCTCGTGGGGGCTGTTATAATCATTGCGATAGTACATAACGCTCGCTCCTTCCTGTGCTTTAGCATTTCTCTGATCGTGGTAAAGGATACTCAAAAAATATGTCCATTGCGTGAAGAAACCTCCGATGTTTTTTGAACGAAGTAAGAATCTTTTTTGAACCGGGCTACCGCTCCGGCCGTCTGGGGACGGGCCGGTTGCGCAGGAAGCGGGCGGTATCGTCCACCGCCAGGCGCAGGTCATCCGTCAGCCCGTCGAACAGCCCGGTTTTGCACACATTGATGACCACCATGCACAGCACCGGACCCAAAATCATGCCCAGCACCCCGGCCACCTGCATGCCCACATAGATGCTCACCAGAGACAGGATGGGGGACAATCCGGTCTGGCTGCCCACGGCCTTGGGCTCGGCCACCCGGCGGAACACGCAGATGATGCCCCAGATGACCATCAGCTCCACGGCGTGGCCGAACTGGCCCAGGAACAGGTCGATCACCGCCCAGGGCACCATGACGGTGCCGGCCCCGATGATGGGGATGAAGTCCAGCACCGCCAGCAGCAGGGCCAGCAATACGGCGTAGCTCTGGCCCGTGAGGACGAATCCGGCCAGCAGGATGAGCAGCACCCCCAGCGAGAGGATGATCTGGGCCCGGACATAGCCGCCGAAAGCCCCTACCGCCGCGTGCTTGACGTGGCCCAGGAAGCGGCGGAACGCGGGGGAGAGGTGGTCGGTGACCAGAAAGCGCAGATGGGGATAGTCGGCGGTGATGAAATAGGTCCCCATGATAAAGACCACCAGCGCCACGACGAAGGAGGGGATGCTCATGGCGAAATTGCCGGCCCGTTCGGCAGCGTTGGTGAAGAAGTTGGGCAGGGCGGTTTGAAGCCATTGGGTCAGGCTGTCCAGGGCGCTGTTGACGGTCTGCTCCACCTCCTGGGGCAGGTGGGCCAGCAGGGAGTCGAGGAAGCCGCCGGTGGCCTCGATGGCGGCCTGGACCCCCGCCCAGATATCCTGCCAGTTGGTCACCAGAGAGCGGATCTCGGCAAATACGCTGTAGCCGAAGGCGGCCAAAACGCCCCCTACGCCGCCGAAGACCAGCAGAATGAGCAGCAGGGAGAGGATACCCCGGCTCAGGCCCAGGGCCTTTTGAAGGGTGCGCACCAGGGGGTTGAGCAGCCAGGCCAGCAGCAGGGCCAGGACAAAGGGCATGAAGAGAGAGAGTAGGGGGGGCGCTAGATACCGCAGGCCCAGCACCACCGCCGCGATGAGCAGAAATCGGATGCCCAACCGCAGCCATAACCGGCCCCGTTCCCGCCAGGAGAGTTCCGTTTGTGCCTGTTCCATTGTGATCGTCCACCCTTTCGTGTGAAGAATTATTATATCAGAACCATATGGCGAATCATCAAGAATCTGTGAATTTCACATCCTGGGCGGTAAAATTTATGCAAAAAAGAGGCGCGGCCCCGGGGCCGCGCCTCAGCGTGTCAAAAAAGCCGTTTGACTGCTTACTTCTCGTAGGCAAAATGCTTGCGCCAATAATACTGCATGGTGTTGTAGTCGTCCACCAGGGCCTGTCCCTCGGGGGTGAGGCTGCCGGTGAGGACGCCCTGCTCCACATACAGGCCGGTGGGGGTGTTGTGGACGGGCACCCGGTCCATCACCTGCTGGGTGGCCTGCACAAAGGCGGGCCCCTCCCAGCCGCACAGCCGGAACACCTGGTTCATCAGGAAGTAGGGGCCCAGATCCGGGCCCTCTCCCGTGAAGTTATTTCCCAGGACATCCTTGGCCGCGTCGTTGGCCCAGATGAGGTAGCGGGTGGCGTAATAGTGGTAGAACCCCTCCTCGGTGGAGAAGTCCAGGTTGATGCCCAGGGTCTCGTACACCGAGTTGCCGTCCCCCAGCCAGGGCTTGTGGTCCCCGAACAGGACGATGACCACCGGCTCCTCGGCCTGGCGGTAGTAGTCGAAAAACTCCGTCAGGTGCTGGTTGGTGTCGTAGATGGAGCCGAAATAGTTGTTGAGGATGTTCCGCTCGGCGTCGGTGTAGTCCCCGCCGGTGACGTAATCGTCCCCCCACCAGGTCACGTCGGCGTCGTAGGGGCCGTGGCCCTGGTAGGTCAGGTTATAGGCGAACAGGGGCTTGCCGGTGCTCCGGTTCTCCTCCCACATGCCGATGAGTTCGGGGAAGAGCACCTTGTCGTAGCCCACGTCCCCGCCGGTGAGGGGTGCGAAGTGGTTCTCCACGAACCAGTAGTCCTCATAGCCCAGGTTGCGGTTGATGTTTTCCCGGTTGTAGAACCAGGAGAAGCAGGGGTGGGCTCCCAGCACGGAGTAGCCCTGGGAGCGGAAGTACCAGGGGTAGGAGTTGGTGGGGGAGCGGAAGGAACCCAGCCGGGAGAAGCCGGTGAGGTAACACCGCTCGGTGTCCACCGTGCCGCCGGCAAAGATGTTGGTGATGAGATTTCCGGTGTAGCTCTCGGCCTCCAGGGCGTGGTAGTCGGCGTAGACCCGGTCGCTGAGGCCGGGGATGTCAAAGCCGGACAGGTCGCTGTAGGCCTCCAGCATGATGGTGATGAGGGATACCTTTTGGTCCTCCGGGATGTCGGCGTCCTGGTAGGCGTTCAGCATAGCCTCGGCCCGCTTGGCATCATAGCCCTCCGGCGGCGCGTCGGAGGCCGACTTGACGCTGTAGAGAAAGGGGTAGACGAAGCCCTTGGAGACGTAGACCTGGGTAGCCGACCAGCGGTTGATGAGGTCGTTGTTGGCGGTGCGGTCCTGGTAGACGCTGTCGCTGAGGATGGCCTCCTGGAGGGGCAGGGCCGCCAGAATGACGGCGGAGATACCCAGAAAACGATAGCGGGTCTGTCCCTTCAGCCTGCCCCGGACGCAGAAGTGGAAAAACACTCCGCCCAGCAGCAGCAGGGCCAGGGCCAGGGCCATGGTGCGGGAGAGGAAGAGCTGGTATTTCCCCGCCATGTTGCCCGCCTCCTTGAGCAGGAGCAGGTCCTCGAAGAGCAGGGGGTCGTTGCGAAACTGGAGCTTAAACCAGTTGCCCATGGTAAAGCCGGCGGTGAGCCCGGCGGTGAGGCCGTAGGCCAGGCCGGGCCGCCCGGTGAGGAAGTAGAGCCCCAGGGCCAGCAGCAGCACGGGGGCCAGGTTCAGCAGGGCAATGAGTGGGTTTTTGAAGTAGCTTCCAAACAGCTCGGCCTGCTTGAACACCGCGGCAAAGTACAGGCTCAGCGTCCCCACGCAGAGGCTGGCGGCCGCCACCCAGAACAGGTTCCACAGCCAGAAGCCGGCCCGCCTGCCCGGGGACCAGCCGGGGTCGGTATGGGTTTGGAAAAGAAAAACGTGTTTCATAGCACTCTCCAGAATAGGGAAAGAGCGGGCGGCCGAAGGGCCGCCCGCAGGAAGTACGGGCTTAAAATGCGATCTTTTGGGCGATATATGCCTTCAGCTCGCCAATGGGCATGCGGACCTGTTCCATCGTGTCCCGGTCCCGGACAGTGACGCAGCCGTCGGCGGGGGTCTTGTCGTCGCCCACGGTCTGGAAGTCCACGGTGACGCACAGGGGGGTGCCGATCTCGTCCTGGCGGCGGTAGCGCTTACCGATGGAGCCGGCATCGTCGTAGTCCACCATGAAGTCTCTGGCCAGCAGGTCCCGGATCTCCAGAGCCTTGTCCCCCAGCTTCTTGCTCAGGGGGAGGACGGCGCACTTGAAGGGGGCCAGGGCGGGGTGGAAGCGCATGACGGTGCGCACGTCGTTCTTCTCGGCGTCCACCACCTCCTCGTCATAGGCCTCCACCAGGAAGGCCAGGGTGACCCGGTCGGCGCCCAGGGAGGGCTCGATAACGTAGGGGATATAGTGCTCGTTCTTCTCCTGGTCGAAGTAGGTCAGATCCTTGCCGGAGTGCTCCTGGTGCTGCTTGAGGTCGTAGTCGGTGCGGTCGGCCACGCCCCACAGCTCGCCCCAGCCGAAGGGGAACAGGAACTCGAAGTCGGTGGTTGCCTTGGAGTAGAAGGCCAGCTCCTCGGGCTCGTGATCCCGCAGGCGCAGGTTCTCGTCCTGGATGTGCAGGCTCAGCAGCCACTGGTGGCAGTATTCCCGCCAGAACCGGAACCATTCCAGGTCGGTGCCGGGCTGGCAGAAGAACTCCAGCTCCATCTGCTCGAACTCCCGGATGCGGAAGATAAAGTTGCCCGGGGTGATCTCGTTGCGGAAGGACTTGCCCACCTGGCACACGCCGAAGGGCAGCTTTTTGCGGGTGGTGCGCTGGATGGCGGGGAAGTTGACAAAAATGCCCTGGGCGGTCTCGGGCCGGAGGTAGACCTCGGTGGAGGAGTCCTCAGTGACGCCCTGGTGGGTCTTGAACATCAGGTTGAACTTGCGGATGTCGGTGAAATCGGACTTGCCGCAGCCGGGGCAGGTGACGCCGTTGTCCCGGATAAAGGCCACCAGCTCGTCCTGGGTCATGGCCTCCACGTTCACGTCGGTGCGGTTTTGCTCGGCGCACCAGTTTTCGATGAGCTTGTCGGCCCGGTGGCGCATTTTGCAGGCCTTGCAGTCGATGAGGGGGTCGTTAAAGGTGGACACGTGGCCGGAGGCCACCCACACCTCGGGGTTCATGAGGATGGCGGCGTCCAGGCCCACGTTGTAAGGGGACTCCTGAACGAACTTTTTCCACCAGGCCCG is a genomic window of Intestinimonas massiliensis (ex Afouda et al. 2020) containing:
- the rlmB gene encoding 23S rRNA (guanosine(2251)-2'-O)-methyltransferase RlmB; protein product: MREKREDWKDRQQESDGVIEGRNAVLEALRAGTPVDKIYIAKGETDASLGHIASTARGKGIVVVEADRRKLDAMSLTHAHQGVIAVAAVRAYATVEDILSIAREKGEPPLIVVCDELSDPHNLGAVIRTAECAGAHGVIIPKRRSAGLTAVVAKTSAGAVSHVPVARVANLPALLKELKEAGVWVFGTAADGDTRLYDADLKGPAAIVIGSEGTGMGRLVAETCDFKVSIPMKGKLNSLNASAAAAILLYEAVRQRLEP
- the lexA gene encoding transcriptional repressor LexA, which translates into the protein MKKLTDKQQQIYDYIVAFQKDHGYPPSVREIGEAVGLKSPSTVHFHLKGLESAGLITKAEGKTRAITVSGGPGAPEVEAPADKIPVVGSVAAGAPILAEQHIEDYLTFDTGGLSGEHFALKVRGESMLDAGILPGDFVIVHQQQTVRNGDIVVALFEDEATVKTFRRRDGHVWLLPENPEYQPIDGQGAQILGKVVAVVRRYD
- a CDS encoding VOC family protein, with the translated sequence MVPRIDHIELTVADLDRAEPFYDELLPLLGFDLDRKNWDNIPKHEFRCVDYGSPAFDLTLICPRPALAGEAVCRRKPVSLHHLAFGVDRREEVDRLYGQVRAIPGAAIRLPPRFYPEYTPDDYAFFFYDTEGIELEIVHFDRPACFRR
- a CDS encoding methylated-DNA--[protein]-cysteine S-methyltransferase, yielding MDLILFDSPAGRLALLGEGACVTGLALPNAPVPRIAEHETPVLAEARRQVLEYLAGARRSFDLPLDPRGTSFQRRVWAALTAIPWGETRTYAQIAAAVGSPRAVRAVGQANHRNPIPILIPCHRVVGADGTLTGYGGGLELKRRLLELEGAWT
- a CDS encoding helix-turn-helix transcriptional regulator, whose amino-acid sequence is MEPDFSERLKNYRRAKAMTQQDLADQLGVSNKTVSRWESGGGYPDVPLLVPLARALGVTVDDLLDGEKPIRTLTRADGQSLLSFAFALGGGVLFFLLDLFMPTLLCYLAYLGCMAYGVYLQRYYCYQNRWFRIGNAAMDLSVNLTVVLRLGTGLAALPAAMTIANVQEWRVRLLFWWKDHLPLLLLLGVLLALALTALTLWLVERCGFGRRPVLLRPGLRRPAVRELLPALSLLLLTAFWLLFRLDALPLEAYLRQSLLYGGLAGMLILLCLLLALKKGRRRGLAPTALLLLGADLLPGLGEEWAYLPRSKEFILAKPTLSDLYPRFYRPEPEQVAAGLVLALLCLLLVVLTFRPKAADEEQEMAPEA
- a CDS encoding S1C family serine protease, whose protein sequence is MYYRNDYNSPHEPWEQPIETTGHVVEEPGHKEPKKKKSFGGKIVALCLVCALVGGVAGGAGVAAFSGNGSGGGSTTLVEGERTPTVVNVSNVTTKDPLTASQIYQAYVGSTVGITTEIVTTNYFGQPVSQAAAGSGFVISDNGYILTNYHVIKGASSIKVAFMDGTNYDATLVGGESENDIAVLKINASGLSPVVLGNSDNVQVGEQVVAIGNPLGELTYSMTQGIISAKDRSITMSDGTVMNMLQTDTAINNGNSGGPLFDMYGQVIGITSAKLSNSATAGSGATIEGLGFAIPINDIKGMVEDIIANGYVTGKPYMGITVTTVPESVASQYGLSQGALVKSVDSSSCAAKAGLKENDIITAIDGQTVLSSAELVEAKKDYKAGDTITLTVDRSGEKLTLTLTFDEDTPERQAAQQKQLEQQEQQQKQQQQNNSGSYYWPFGGFSPWFY
- the ytvI gene encoding sporulation integral membrane protein YtvI; this translates as MEQAQTELSWRERGRLWLRLGIRFLLIAAVVLGLRYLAPPLLSLFMPFVLALLLAWLLNPLVRTLQKALGLSRGILSLLLILLVFGGVGGVLAAFGYSVFAEIRSLVTNWQDIWAGVQAAIEATGGFLDSLLAHLPQEVEQTVNSALDSLTQWLQTALPNFFTNAAERAGNFAMSIPSFVVALVVFIMGTYFITADYPHLRFLVTDHLSPAFRRFLGHVKHAAVGAFGGYVRAQIILSLGVLLILLAGFVLTGQSYAVLLALLLAVLDFIPIIGAGTVMVPWAVIDLFLGQFGHAVELMVIWGIICVFRRVAEPKAVGSQTGLSPILSLVSIYVGMQVAGVLGMILGPVLCMVVINVCKTGLFDGLTDDLRLAVDDTARFLRNRPVPRRPER